In Aspergillus nidulans FGSC A4 chromosome II, the genomic stretch GCCAAGGATATTATCATTAGTGGTAGGTCGCACCGCCGCTTTTTTTTCCCCGCCGCATTGTTATACTGATACTAGTGTAGGAGGTGAGAACATCTCGTCCGTTGCACTCGAGTCGATGCTGGTCACCCATCCGGATATTCTAGAGGCCGGTGTTGTCGCCGTTCCCGACAGCCATTGGGGTGAACGGCCCAAAGCTTTTGTGACTGTCAAACCAGGGAGGCAGCTGAAGGGTAAAGATGTCGTCGACTGGGCCAGGAACACTAGCGGAATCAGCAAGTTCATGGTTCCACGGGAAGTGGAGGTTGTCGCAGAGCTTCCCAAGACCAGCACTGGcaagttgaggaagaacgTTCTTCGTGAGTGGGCAAAGGATGGAAGCCGATCATGACGGATCTGCGTTTGATGCAAGGTACCTAGATAGAATAAGATAGTATTGGAAATAGATGCAAAGCAATACCTACTATATTGTTCACTAGTATGGCTCGACCGATGATCTTGGGAGGATGAGTAAACAGTGGATGGGCAAATGTGCGGAGAAGACTGGGCGAAGACAATCTCGCATGAGGAGGCTTATAAAATAACACGACCTCCTCGTTCTCACACCACTTGCAAGGTTGCCACCGTCAGGCGTAAGTCAAGGTTGAGAACGCGACCAAGGGATCCCTTTGATTGATCATCTGCTCGGAGACCGTGCCCATGCTTTAAGTCTAGGTCTCCCGTACTCTATTCAGCTGAATCGCCCTTTGATCCCCCACTCGATAAACCcagctttcttccttctctgcagctGTGACTTTTCTATTGTCATCCAATCATCTCTCTATTTAGACATCGCTTCAAACGTTCACCGTTGAAGCCTTGTTGGTTACCTGTAAGCCCGAAGCAGCCTGAGAGAGCAGGTGATTTCATTTGTCCCCTCCCAGCCCGCCTTGGATCgcagccgccgcctcctTCCCCATCCTATCGTCGTCTCAATCACATTTCGTCACCTTAGTTTGCGCTAATAATAACTTCTTTCGACCCCTCCTAGATCGATTGCATTTTCGAGCTCTTTGTGAATTCGGCTGCAAAAGCCTACGCAGCTTATCCTCTGATATCCTATCCTGTTTTCGCCCCTGCCTCCGTCCGAGATCGCCGTTTTCTCAACTGCCTTCGAGCCTCCCTGCCGTCGCTATTCCTGCAGTCACCGCAGGCACACCCAACGCGCATCCCCTTCATAAGGGCATCCTTTATCCTCCTACCGGCTCCTTCGCTTTCAATAGACCCGAGTCGCTCCCGACTGTTCAATAACAGAGGTTTGACGCAGTGAACAGGGTCTTCAATACGGGTCAAGTGACGTACACACATACGCAAAATCTGCCCATGTCGAGTTGCTTTTTCTTGCGAGGTTGAGACAGTGGAAGACTAGGAATTTTTCAGACCGCAACGCAGCCCAACCTCAACGCCGCCATCATGGCTCGTTCTCGGCAGCCAACTCGATTCTCGAGCGAAGCTCCTTCcgaatcatcctcgtcgacctcGCCTGAACGTGCTGCAGACGATGATACCGATTTCTTCACACTCCAAGCCAACGATTCACAGTCATCGATCGGCGCTGGGAATCCTCGTGATTCACACATCCAGAATGATCCAGAGACCGTATTGCCACCGATCGCCTACCTTCCACCAGAAATTCTCATATCCATATTCTCGAAACTAAGTTCTCCGAGAGATCTGTTGAGTTGTCTGCTGGTATGTCGTATATGGGCGTTGAACTGTGTCGGTCTTCTTTGGCATCGGCCGTCATGCAACAACTGGGACAACTTGAAGAAAATCGCGGCTGctgtgggagaagaagacagcttcttcctctatTCAAGTCTCATTAAGCGGCTGAATCTTTCCGCTCTTACAGAAGACGTCAGCGACGGGACCGTCGTTCCATTTTCCCAGTGCAACCGGATCGAGCGTCTCACATTGACAAACTGCCGCAAACTCACTGACATTGGCGTATCCGATCTGGTTGTCGGCAGTCGTCATTTGCAGGCCCTGGACGTCTCGGAACTACGGTCTCTTACCGACCATACTCTTTTCAAAGTGGCGGAAAATTGCAACCGTTTGCAGGGTCTCAACATCACTGGATGTGTGAAAGTGACAGATGATTCGTTGATTGCTGTTTCGCAGAACTGTAGGCTTCTCAAAAGAGTAAGTCACCTTACGATTAAATCACATGGTTCTCATTCTAATTTTCGCAGCTGAAATTGAATGGAGTGTCCCAAGTCACCGATAAAGCGATCCTGTCCTTCGCTCAGAACTGCCCATCTATCCTTGAGATCGATCTTCAGGAATGCAAACTCGTTACAAACCAGTCAGTGACGGCTCTTATGACAACGCTACAAAATCTCCGTGAACTACGACTCGCGCACTGCACAGAGATAGATGATTCTGCTTTCCTGGACCTTCCAAGACATATTCAAATGACTAGTCTTCGCATTCTTGATCTGACTGCGTGCGAGAATATCAGAGATGAAGCCGTTGAACGAATCGTTAGTTCGGCACCGCGGTTGCGGAACCTTGTACTCGCGAAGTGCAAGTTCATTACCGATCGTGCCGTTTGGGCCATTTGTAAATTAGGGAAGAACCTACACTATGTTCATTTGGGCCACTGCTCCAACATCAACGATAGTGCAGTGATTCAATTGGTCAAATCTTGCAACCGAATCCGATACATCGATCTTGCATGTTGCAGCCGCCTGACGGACAGGAGTGTACAGCAACTGGCAACTCTTCCGAAACTAAGGAGAATTGGCCTGGTCAAATGCCAGTTGATTACAGATGCTAGTATATTAGCACTTGCGCGGCCGGCCCAGGATCACTCGGTGCCATGCAGCAGCCTGGAAAGAGTGCATTTGAGTTATTGCGTCAACCTCACCATGGTTGTAAGTTTTGTCGCGTCCTTGTTTCTGGTTAAATTCGTGATTGTCTGACTTAAGTATAGGGCATCCATGCTTTACTCAACAGCTGTCCTCGTCTGACGCACCTAAGCCTTACCGGAGTCGCAGCATTCTTGCGGGAGGAACTAACGGTATTTTGCCGTGAGGCTCCCCCCGAGTTCACCCGACAGCAGCGCGAGGTCTTCTGTGTTTTCAGCGGTGAAGGCGTCAACCGCCTTCGCAACCATCTGAACCGAGAAGCTGCACCCCAGCGG encodes the following:
- a CDS encoding putative ubiquitin ligase complex F-box protein GRR1 (transcript_id=CADANIAT00004464), yielding MARSRQPTRFSSEAPSESSSSTSPERAADDDTDFFTLQANDSQSSIGAGNPRDSHIQNDPETVLPPIAYLPPEILISIFSKLSSPRDLLSCLLVCRIWALNCVGLLWHRPSCNNWDNLKKIAAAVGEEDSFFLYSSLIKRLNLSALTEDVSDGTVVPFSQCNRIERLTLTNCRKLTDIGVSDLVVGSRHLQALDVSELRSLTDHTLFKVAENCNRLQGLNITGCVKVTDDSLIAVSQNCRLLKRLKLNGVSQVTDKAILSFAQNCPSILEIDLQECKLVTNQSVTALMTTLQNLRELRLAHCTEIDDSAFLDLPRHIQMTSLRILDLTACENIRDEAVERIVSSAPRLRNLVLAKCKFITDRAVWAICKLGKNLHYVHLGHCSNINDSAVIQLVKSCNRIRYIDLACCSRLTDRSVQQLATLPKLRRIGLVKCQLITDASILALARPAQDHSVPCSSLERVHLSYCVNLTMVGIHALLNSCPRLTHLSLTGVAAFLREELTVFCREAPPEFTRQQREVFCVFSGEGVNRLRNHLNREAAPQRDANEATMYDDEEELDEDEGQVTGLMHAAAINDDDYINITPPHA